A region of Salinibacter sp. 10B DNA encodes the following proteins:
- the hisG gene encoding ATP phosphoribosyltransferase encodes MLQIALPNKGALSDGAVTLADEAGYHCRRRGRELSVRDPDHGVEFVFLRPRDIATYVSKGIIDLGVTGLDLTYDSGADVEHVMDLGFGKARFCYAVPKSSDLTPDTFTSETRIATSYDNLVRQDLEERGIDAQVVKLDGAVEISIQLGVADAIADVVQTGRTIDEAGLETAGDPILRSEAVLVAQNAETAQMEKAQRFAERVKGILVAREYVVVEYDLPEEQLSEAREITPGIESPTISPLNKDGWVAVKSMVRRSRANEIMDDLHDLGARGIIITTIRTCRI; translated from the coding sequence ATGCTACAGATTGCCCTCCCCAACAAAGGCGCCCTTTCGGACGGAGCTGTCACTCTTGCCGACGAGGCCGGATACCATTGCCGTCGCCGCGGCCGTGAACTCTCGGTTCGCGACCCCGATCACGGCGTCGAGTTTGTCTTCCTGCGCCCCCGTGACATCGCGACGTACGTGAGCAAAGGCATTATCGACCTCGGAGTCACCGGCCTCGACCTCACGTACGACAGTGGTGCCGACGTGGAGCACGTCATGGACCTTGGCTTCGGCAAGGCGCGCTTTTGCTACGCGGTCCCCAAATCCAGCGACCTCACGCCGGACACTTTTACGAGTGAAACTCGCATTGCTACTTCCTACGACAACCTCGTGCGTCAGGACCTAGAGGAGCGCGGCATTGACGCTCAGGTCGTCAAGCTCGACGGGGCCGTGGAAATCTCGATCCAGCTTGGCGTAGCCGACGCCATCGCCGACGTGGTACAGACGGGACGTACGATCGACGAGGCCGGTCTCGAAACTGCTGGCGATCCCATCCTTCGCTCCGAAGCGGTACTGGTGGCCCAAAACGCCGAAACAGCCCAGATGGAAAAGGCCCAACGCTTCGCCGAACGGGTAAAGGGCATTCTTGTGGCGCGCGAATACGTCGTGGTGGAGTACGACCTCCCGGAAGAGCAACTGTCGGAGGCACGAGAGATCACGCCGGGGATTGAATCGCCCACCATCTCGCCGCTCAACAAGGACGGATGGGTAGCCGTGAAATCAATGGTCCGCCGCTCTCGGGCCAACGAGATCATGGACGACCTCCACGACTTGGGCGCCCGCGGCATTATTATCACCACCATTCGTACGTGTCGTATCTAG
- a CDS encoding phosphoribosyl-ATP diphosphatase, whose amino-acid sequence MKRFEELFAELQEKVDRQDPESGTVQAVNAGRHDIGKKILEEAGEVWMAAEHEGAERTAEEISQLLYHLQVMMIACDLDLEDVYEHL is encoded by the coding sequence ATGAAACGCTTTGAGGAATTGTTCGCCGAGTTGCAAGAAAAGGTCGACCGGCAGGATCCGGAGTCCGGCACGGTCCAGGCGGTAAACGCCGGACGGCACGATATCGGAAAGAAGATCTTGGAGGAAGCCGGCGAGGTGTGGATGGCCGCTGAGCATGAGGGGGCGGAGCGCACTGCCGAGGAAATTTCGCAGCTTCTCTACCACCTTCAGGTGATGATGATTGCCTGCGACCTGGACCTGGAGGACGTGTACGAGCACTTGTGA
- a CDS encoding ABC transporter ATP-binding protein: MADSPNSIASPLVHVKNVTKTYARGGSPVHALHDVSLSVPKGQFVGIAGPSGSGKSTLLHLLAALDAPSAGTLRVGDWTLGALDATEESQYRRTMVGLVFQQFHLIPTMTAHENVALPLVLAGVPPTPRSEQATRALEDVGLADRMNHRPSELSGGEQQRVATARALVGDPPLLLADEPTGNLDADTGAQIIALLARLHDTEERTVIVVTHHPAEIEAVSDQLFRLRDGRLVEAD, from the coding sequence GTGGCCGATTCCCCAAATTCCATTGCCTCCCCTCTCGTCCACGTCAAGAACGTCACGAAGACGTATGCGCGAGGAGGATCCCCGGTCCATGCCCTGCACGACGTGTCGCTGTCCGTACCGAAGGGCCAGTTCGTGGGAATAGCGGGCCCAAGTGGCTCGGGCAAATCGACGCTCCTGCACCTTTTGGCGGCGCTCGACGCCCCCTCCGCCGGCACCCTCAGGGTGGGGGACTGGACGCTTGGGGCCCTTGATGCAACGGAAGAGAGCCAGTACCGCCGTACGATGGTGGGGCTCGTCTTCCAGCAGTTCCACCTCATTCCGACCATGACGGCCCATGAAAACGTGGCCCTTCCGCTGGTGCTAGCGGGCGTGCCCCCGACGCCCCGGTCGGAGCAAGCCACTCGCGCGTTGGAAGACGTCGGTCTAGCCGATCGGATGAATCATCGTCCCTCCGAGCTATCAGGGGGCGAGCAGCAACGCGTAGCCACGGCCCGCGCCCTCGTCGGCGACCCGCCGCTCCTGCTAGCGGATGAACCCACCGGCAACCTTGACGCCGACACAGGGGCGCAGATCATTGCTCTCTTGGCGCGCCTCCACGACACCGAGGAGCGAACGGTCATCGTGGTGACTCACCATCCGGCTGAGATCGAAGCGGTATCCGATCAGCTTTTCCGTCTCCGGGATGGACGTCTCGTCGAGGCGGACTGA
- a CDS encoding ABC transporter permease, protein MRFADLLMLAWENLWRNRTRSLLTGAGIAIGVAALLTLLAYGTGLETTADREFSTLKLDRALRVTSHPIPGLTGAALSQPVDSLRRRGDRVPLTDSLVRQMEALEGVFAAYPEMQFPAKLKGNGRTLVVTAEGIPMQFQSLSAYQPRHGHFFEQPDTAAVLISTSMADRLGYPSAEAAVGDTVDLITASLNFYKLRRMSELFSDGLRTLPMGQRPYDVRVAGVLDTSRQPVSGLLRVLLPLEFGRSLSKVPFFSTADLLFRHSRTQEGYAAVRVQLEDAVDPSSVRRALQSMGVYATSFREQYDRLESIFLILDLALGIIGSIALLVAVLGIANTVMMNVRERTREIGVMMALGGDAHDLQRLFVLESAGLGALGGAVGLLLGGMLVLGLNWGLRIYLDSLGVPPFSLLDISLSVALGIWGGAVLVSLLAGMAPARRAARIKPAEALRTQ, encoded by the coding sequence ATGCGCTTTGCCGATCTACTGATGCTGGCCTGGGAGAACCTGTGGCGGAACCGCACGCGCAGTCTGCTCACCGGGGCTGGCATTGCAATTGGGGTGGCCGCTCTTCTCACGCTGCTCGCGTACGGAACGGGATTGGAAACGACGGCCGATCGCGAATTCAGCACCTTGAAACTGGATCGGGCCCTCCGCGTCACCTCCCACCCCATTCCCGGCCTCACCGGCGCCGCCCTCTCTCAGCCCGTCGACTCGCTCCGCCGCCGGGGCGACCGCGTGCCCCTCACCGACAGTCTCGTCCGGCAGATGGAGGCCCTGGAGGGCGTATTCGCCGCCTATCCGGAGATGCAGTTTCCCGCCAAACTGAAGGGAAACGGGCGCACGCTGGTGGTGACGGCCGAAGGGATTCCGATGCAATTCCAATCACTCTCGGCCTATCAGCCTCGTCACGGGCACTTCTTTGAACAGCCCGATACGGCGGCTGTCCTCATTAGCACGTCAATGGCCGACCGGCTGGGCTACCCCTCCGCTGAAGCTGCCGTCGGCGATACAGTGGACCTCATCACGGCGTCCCTCAATTTCTACAAGTTGCGGCGGATGTCGGAGCTGTTTAGCGACGGGCTCCGCACCCTGCCCATGGGACAGCGGCCCTACGACGTACGGGTGGCAGGTGTGCTCGACACCTCCCGCCAACCCGTATCCGGTCTCCTGCGTGTGCTTCTACCCTTGGAATTTGGGCGCTCCCTCAGCAAAGTGCCGTTCTTTTCGACAGCAGATCTCCTCTTTCGCCACTCCCGAACGCAGGAGGGCTACGCCGCCGTACGCGTTCAACTCGAGGATGCCGTCGATCCCTCCTCCGTGCGCCGGGCCCTCCAGTCCATGGGCGTCTACGCCACAAGCTTCCGGGAACAGTATGACCGGCTGGAATCGATTTTTCTGATCTTGGACCTCGCACTTGGCATCATCGGCTCCATCGCGCTCCTCGTGGCCGTCCTCGGAATCGCCAACACTGTCATGATGAACGTTCGCGAACGAACCCGCGAGATTGGGGTCATGATGGCTCTGGGCGGCGATGCGCACGACCTGCAGCGGCTCTTCGTGCTGGAAAGTGCCGGGCTCGGGGCACTTGGGGGGGCTGTCGGACTTCTTCTGGGCGGCATGCTGGTACTCGGACTCAACTGGGGCCTCAGGATCTACCTCGACAGTCTTGGTGTGCCTCCGTTCTCCCTCTTGGACATCTCCTTGTCGGTCGCGCTCGGCATCTGGGGTGGCGCCGTGCTGGTCAGTCTGCTGGCAGGAATGGCCCCCGCCCGCCGAGCGGCTCGGATCAAACCTGCCGAGGCGCTGCGGACACAGTAA